One Alnus glutinosa chromosome 13, dhAlnGlut1.1, whole genome shotgun sequence genomic window, TCTTTGCAGGACAACAGTTTGAGTTCTAAGGAGTTTGAATCCATGGAGATGCACAAATATTTGTTACTTAGtggggaagaagaaagaagccgGTGTGTGGTATTTCTTCAAAGTAGACGTCTTTTCTGATACAGTTAATGTAGCCAGATAAGGACACAAACGGCATATGCGTCTTTTGAGTTAAAATTGTCTTGTTAAATCTTGACCGCCCATTTTATTATAGCAGATGTGCTGTAGTTCAAAACTACAGTACCGAAGTCAAATccctaattaattaacaaaacaGTGAAAATGTAAtcttatatattttcaaaaggaGACACgattaattttttgatagtagtcaaacaagacaaaaaaagagagagggaaaTGGAAAAGCAGTTAGTTGAGGTACATAGGGTGTAGTAATTAACCACTAACCGGAATTGCTTGGTATGGGGCAACCTCTGCTCTTTTTTCCACGGTTCCTCACCTTGAATGTCGTTAACGTTGAACAACAACGATGAATCCGAAGGAAGTTCCAAATTCCTCTTCCTCCAGGCGGCAACGAACACCGCAGCAATCTGCGTCAGCGGGCTACCCACGAGCTTCTTGAACCGGTACCTCCTCGTACCTGACAAGAACACAACCAAGCCGAGCACAATGGCGCATGCGCAAATTCCGTAACCCCAGTCCCTCCCCAGATTGTCCTGGATGTACACAAGAACTGTAACCGCGCCTAGCGAACCTATgcttatgaagaagaagaaccagtTGAAGAAGTTTGTCATTTGGAGTCTCTCTTCTTTGTCCGAATCATCGAACTGGTCCGACCCCAACCCTGACACGCTTGATTTTAGACCACCGGTGCCGAGGGCGGTCAGGTATAGCGCTGAATAAAGAACTACTAGCTGCGTGCCGGTTGCCGGGATGCAGGGCCGAACGCCGTCGGCAGCGCATTTAGGTGGACGAAGGCTGGGGATTACGGTTGAGATTGTCAATATTGTGACACCCTAATCACCAAAAAGTTAAGGGTATGAAAAAAATGGCACATAGCCAATTAAAAAGAAGTCCTACagatgcctatatatatatataaacaaaaaaccaaaaatggaAGTCTTACAGTTGCTTGTACAATGGCGAAGATGGAAATTGTGAGATACCTGCGAAAAGGGAAAGCAAATCAAGCTAATTTTGAGCAAGTTTTAGGAAGGGAAGAATACGAAGAGTGAATTACTGAATTTTGAGTATCAATTGAACCTGCCAAGAAAGGTGTCGGCTATAAAGCCACCGAGTAAACAGAGCATGAAAGAGGTGCCAAGGAAGTTGGTGACCGTGTTGGCAGAGGTAACATTTCCCAAATGCATAGTAGCAGTCAAATAAGTCACCAGATTGACGGCAATACCCAGCGTTGTTAACCTTTCCATTGCCTCTCCAcctatatatattgaagaaagAGTAATGGATTAGTAGTATGGTAGAAGAGCAAGGTAGATGAATAAAAATGATGGATGTGAGACCTAAAATCATGGCCGCTGCGGTCCAGCCACCGGTTTTAGACCTCTCGGCTGGACGGCCTTTGTAGTCCCAGGCATCTGGGAGGGTTTTCCCTTGTGTTCCAGGGAGTTCACTCATTGTTTGAGCTCTGCAATATGTGCccttgttttatttctttatcaAGAGGATTGATTAAATCTCGCTCCGGCGCAGCAGGTGCGGGGCTAGACGCCTATTGTAGCGCGCTAGGGCTCaaagacattaaaaaaattctgaGTTTTCCATGAAGTGACGCGTGTAAGGCTGTAATATAAGTTTGATTCCATGGCAACAGAAATGTTACGGACGTTCCACCTCCGCGCTCTTAagtgtataaatctaaaatactATCATAAAGGCggaagcaaaaaagaaaaaatgacacaaaaattgTAAGTAATTCAATGTTAGACACCTATGTCCATTACTTTAACTCTAAAGGTTATATTGTGCTCAATAACTTgattatttacaatacaaatgtctctatttataattaaataagtcgACATATACTAGTAAACCTACATCGACTTATGCAAAGAAATACGAATCGATCTAGACtaggaaatataaatcaataatattatattcgcAATATATTTAGAATACATtctgaatatattctaacatctccCTTCAAACTTAAGGTGAAAATTTTTAGAAGTTTAagtttaaaaatagaaaacagagGCCGGTGGTGAAGATTGACAGACGCTGCCAAAGGAGACAAGATGCTAGTGGGCAGTAGATGACAACCGATGGTGAAGACTGACGAACGCTACCAAATGAGACAAGAGAATGGCGGCCGGAAGGCCAGTCATGACAGCAGGTGGTAGCCAATGGTGAAGACTGACGGAAGCGGACTTGGGCctgaaactaaaaaataaataatccattttttttattttttatttatttgaaaagggGTCGGCTGCGggtcatgaaaaaaaaaatgaagagccAACTTGGGCTGTTATCGATAGAGGCTGTAGGCCAAGAACCAACTAGGGGCCGACTGCTggccaagaagaagaaaaaaaatgatgagccCAATTGGGTGGTTATCGGTAGGTATTGTGGGTCTAGAACTGACTAGGGACCGACTGTAggccaagaagaagaaaaaaaaaaaaaaaagctcactTGGGCGGTTATAGGTAGGCGTTGTGGGCCAAGAACCGACTAGGGGCAGATTGCTtggccaagaagaaaaaaataaaaagatgagcCCATGTGGGCGGTTATTGAGTTGGCGCACCAATCCCGAAATGGTGTGTGGCACATGTGAAGTGGTCCGTTTGAAccgctccttttttttttcttcgaaacCCACTTGATGGGCTCGGATCTGGTGCATGTAGGAGCGCTCTAAGCTTGTGAGCTTGGGTGAAGCATATGATCTAGTGTAGGTGAGTACATCAAAAGTAGAGTAGGACCTCAAGGCTGTGATCCAGTGTGGTGCATACATGTGAACTTGCAAGCTATGATCTGGTGTAACGCAGGTGCAGGTAGAATCGTAGGCTGGGATCCAATGTAACGCACAAGAGCTGGATGGGTGAGATGTGCCGTGTGGAGTATACGCAAAGAGGTAGAGGCAGCGCGTGACCGCATGTAAAACTTTGTTGGGGCGCGTGCTGGATACAGATCGATAGCTTCCAATAAGAAATCTGATATCTTCCTTTGGAAAAGACTGAAGATGGTGGCGCGTGGTGGCCGGCAAAGGTGCAGGCTCAAATGACAGAAACATTTGTATGACGCGTGTGGGCACGTCACAGGTTAGTTCGGGATGATTTTGACAGATATGGAGTCACCAGAGTCAGATTTGTTAAACGAAGGGAGCACTGAAGGTATTGGTGTTTGTGGCAACGTGTGGCTGAACGAGCAGTATTTTAGGGCAGCGCATGGAGGCGCGTAAGGATGACTATGGTGGTGATTTCGGTGGCGATGGAC contains:
- the LOC133853650 gene encoding protein NRT1/ PTR FAMILY 6.3 — encoded protein: MSELPGTQGKTLPDAWDYKGRPAERSKTGGWTAAAMILGGEAMERLTTLGIAVNLVTYLTATMHLGNVTSANTVTNFLGTSFMLCLLGGFIADTFLGRYLTISIFAIVQATGVTILTISTVIPSLRPPKCAADGVRPCIPATGTQLVVLYSALYLTALGTGGLKSSVSGLGSDQFDDSDKEERLQMTNFFNWFFFFISIGSLGAVTVLVYIQDNLGRDWGYGICACAIVLGLVVFLSGTRRYRFKKLVGSPLTQIAAVFVAAWRKRNLELPSDSSLLFNVNDIQGEEPWKKEQRLPHTKQFRFLDKAAIKGLEIGSGMTVVNKWYVSTLMDVEEVKLVIRMIPIWATTIMFWTVYAQMTTFSVSQATTMDRRIGSFHIPAASLTVFFVGSILLTVPIYDRIIVPMAAKFLRNPQGLTPLQRIGVGLVLSIFAMVAAALTELKRLRAARSHALTDDPTAVIPLSVFWLVPQFFFVGSGEAFTYIGQLDFFLRECPKGMKTISTGLFLSTLSLGFFFSSLLVTIVHKVTGNKKPWLADNLNQGKLYDFYWLLAILSALNLVIYLVCAKWYVYKDKRLAEEGIALEEVEPSSHA